One Deinococcus humi genomic window, TGAAGCTGAGTAAGTGGAATTCCACGTGGTAATAATGGTTTGATGCACACCTGGCACAAGCGTGAGCATGATCGATACGCCTACGCCCTGCACAACCGTTGATCTCATTTCTCTGTGGTTGTTGCGCCCAAGAGACTTGTAGAGCTGGAAGAAGAAACCCGCAACGGCAATTGCAACGGCAAGTTTTTGAATGGATCGACCGATACCCGATTTCTTCAAATTGGTATTGAGATCGTTGACCATCTCAAGAGGATTTCCGATAAAAACTTTCTGATAGGTATCAAATGTATCTGCGCCTGCCACACCGATCAGAGTAAGGAGAAGAAGTGGTACGATAAACCGCGATACTCTCACCATTTCCCCACAGGATCCAGTTTAATCTCAGCGCCAATAATGGAAGACATGTTGCTGTAAGCAGCTTTGATTTCGCGCTGGTACTCAGCGGCTTCCGCATTGTTCTCGGCCACCATCTCTTCGACTTCCGCCTTAAATTTTTCCTCGTTTCGAATGATCTCCTGCTCGCGGTTCTGGCTCTCCAGCATCAACTGGGTGTTCGTCATCACCTGCTGCTGCGCGACTTCGGACAACTGATTCAGGAGCGCAACGGACATGGTGGCCTCCTGTTTCATGGCTTCACCTGTGATCTGCACCAGCACTTCGCTGACCTCGCGGGCGCTGATGGCTGAGGCCGCGTCTTCGGTGTACTTGTCCACCAGACCTTTTTTCAGGGGCGTGCCGATCACGTTCGTCGCCGCGTTCATGGCCTGGGCCGTGTTGGCCTCCAGAGCGTCCGTGGTCTGCTTCTGGATCTTCTGCGCCTTGTAAGCGTTCTGAACCCCACGGGCCGCGTTCATGGCGTCACTGGCCCGCGCCACGCCGTTTGCCAGGGCCAGGGAGGGGTTACTGGCAATGGCCTGCTCCGCGACTGAACCGACACTGCCCTCAGCGTAATTCGCGTTCAGGGACTTGCCTTTGCCAAGGCTCTTGATCGTTGCGCCGTAGAGGGCTTGCCTGAACTCTCCGTAACTGGTTTCCATTCCCTCGTTCAGCCGCTTGAGAACGTCATTCAGGCCGCCGAGATTGCCCATGTTCTCACCCGCGTAGTTGGCGAGCTGGCCCATGTATTTTCCAGCCACAGCTCTGGCGAAGCCTTCCCAGTCACCATTCAAGAGGTTGTTGTTGATGAAGCCGTGGATGCTCTGCAACTGGCACAGCCACTGCATCTTTTCTCCAAACCTTCCTGTGTCGATGACGCCGACACCTTTGACGTTGCCATTGGCCGTCACACACGCCTGCTGCAAGACGCCTCCCAGATGGTCCCAGCCGTTGGCGGCGCTGGCCACGCTGCTGAGCATGCCCACGGTGACTGCGGTCAGGATCGCCCCATGTCTCACAGGTAGCCTCCAAACTTGTCCAGCACGAGGTTTTTGACACCTTTCAGGACGTCGCCCCCTGCGCGCTCGATGTAAGGACCCTTCTGTGCAACCTCGTCATTGCCGCTGTTGAACATCCACAAGGCCAGCTTGCTTTCCTGCACCTGGATCACGTCGCCCACACGGGTTCCGGCCCCACCGGCCTCCCCGCTGGCCTGCACGAGGAGGGCGAACTCGCTGTACTGGCCCACGACGTTGTTCAGGGTGGGCAGGGTCTCCTCCATGACTTCGGGCAGGCTCAGCACCCGCACCACGTCCCTGGCCACGTCCTTGCTGTAGCGCCCGATAAACAGGTGCGAGAAACTGTCGCGCAAGTCGCCGAAATGGGCCGAGGCCGCCACAGACTGCGTGCCCATTCCAAAGGACACCCCGAAGGAACGGAACACCCGGAGCATCCGTTTCACGGCGTCCAGTTCTTGGTCGGTCTGCACCTGGTTCTCGAACTCGTCCATGAACACGAATTTCTTGATGCCGCGCTCGTACTTCCTGGCGACAGACCAGATGGTGTTCTTGATGATGTGGTTGGCCACCCGCTTCATCAGATCATCGTCTTCTGGAATGCCGTAGATGGAGAAGTACAATCGGCGGGCGTTCAGGGTCACGTTGCTCTGGCAGTCCACGAACGGCGCAACCGGGCTGGAGCCGAGGGCTTTTCGCAGGCGCACGGCGGCGCTGCGCGCGGCGTCTATCACCTGGGGTTCCATGCGGCGGCCATCGTCGGTGTAGTTCTCGATGATGGTCAGCATCCGGTACAGGTCCGACATTTGCGGCGTGCGGTCCTCCTGGGCGAACTGCACATAAATGGCCATGATGCCTTCCATGATCGCCACGTCCTCATAGCCCTTCTCGCGCAGGTCGTTCACGGGCGGTTCGACGAAGATGCGCACAAAGGACATCAAGGAGGCCAGCTTGTCGCCGTCTGGAAGGGCGGCTCCGTCCTCCAGATCAAAGACGTTCAGGCGGGTCTCTGATCCATACCCAAAATGGATGATCTGCGCGTCCTGAATGGATTTGAAGAAAGACTCGAAGTCCTGCTTGGCGTCGGTCACGAGCAACACGGCGTCCGGGTACCTGGCCAGTTCGGCGTTGTAGAGCGACTGCACCAGCACGGTCTTCCCGCTCCCGGTGGGGGCAAAGACGCAAAAGTGCGCCGTGATGGTGCTTTTGGTAAACAGATCGAAGCGGATCAGGGACTTGTCGCGGTTCTGGAAGGTGATCGCGCCCTCGTCAAACCCCTTCCAGGGGGAAACCGGGGGGAAAATGTCGACCACGTTGCTGGTGTACGGGCTGAACTGGAAGCCGCTGAAGCCCCCGGCAAACGGCGCAAGGGAGAAATACTGGGCCTCGGCCTGGAAGCCGTAGGTGATCGGCAGGCCCGCGCGGAGGCGTGACATGTTGCCTCTGGCCCTGCGCTTCATGGTGTCCAGTTCGTCTTTCGTTCCGGCGATCAGCACCACGGAGACCGCCGCCCTGAAGCGGGATTCCAGCCCTTCGAGCCGCTGGGCCATTTCAATCTGTTCCAGCAGATTGACGGCCTTGCCGTTGGGGATGACCCCAGGAGACCGCACCCGCGTCCAGAGGTCGTTCTTTTTCTTCTCAAGCTCGTTGGACACGTCGTAATCACTCTCACGCTGGGCCTGCACCACGACGTAATACGTGCCGTGCAGGTCTTCAGTGATGCTCCGCAGGTAACCCGTCTCGGTGTATTCCGGCAGGCGGCTGACGCTCAGCACGTCCACGTAGCGGTCTCCAGCGGCGTAGTACCCGGCGTCCAGATTGCTCCCCACGCTGGCCGTGAGCTGGCGCATCAGGGTCTGCTGGTCCGGCAGGCCCCGGCGGCTACTGCTGATCGAGCGCTCCTCCTGGGGAACGAATGCGGGCGCGCTGGGCCAGCCAGGGTTGAGGTACAGGAAGCACTCGTCGAACACGTCTTGCTGCGTCATCGCCGTGGCCCGGAAGCCGCTGGCATTCATCTGGGCCACTGTCCCAGCCTGGAGCGCGAGTGCACCCTTTACGGCGTCTTCGATCTCTCTGGCGCTGGGGGCGGTGTCTGCCGTGAAGCGGTCCTCTCTGGAAGGCGTGACCGTCACCGTGGCAAAAAAGCGCCAGTGGGACACCTCCCCTTTGCTGATCTTGCTTTCAAGCAGCGCGGCGCGGGCGTGGGTCAGCTCCCGGATCACCGGGTCCGAGCAGGCGTCGGCGTACCGGCGGGTATCCGCCACGGCGTCTTCGTGTGCGCCGCGCAGGCTGGTGTAGGTCGTCATGGTCTCGCCGTCAGGAATGGCCAGGTCAAACACCGCCTTGAGGCGGGCGCTGCGGCGCAACAAACTGTCCGGGGTGAAGTGGATGTGCGTGGGCGGCTCAAAATAAAAGCCGTACATCAGCCGTCCATCGGTCAGGACCAGCACGTCCCTGTAAAGATCCCAGTACGGCAACACCCTCCCGAAAGAGGATTTGCCTTCACGGAGATTGTTCTTTTGTCTTCGCTTTCCGAACACGGCGGGTTCTCCTCTCAAGCCTTCTTCTGCTGGCCATCTCCTGCGCCACCTTCTTTTCAATCTGGTCAAGAGAGTGGCCGATGGTCATTTCACGGGTCACGATGAGGGGGACTGTGTGTGTATCAATATCCGGGACGTAGGAGTCAATCCCGTTGAGCCACCAGTTCAGAAAAAATTCAATGAACTTCGGATAAGGGTAGAGTCGCTTTTTGATTGCGAAATTGACAAACCACGTGACTACGGTGCAAACAATGATGAAGAGCAGACGCATCGTTGGATTGGGAATGACCTTATTGGCAATCTGACCGGACAGATAGAAGGCAAGACCAATGGCCACAAAGTCAGAGAGATCAAGAAAGGAAATGAATCCAACTCGCCCATTTGTCATGTAACAATCATGGCGGAGTGGATGATCTGGTTTGGAGTTGGCCTCTCGTCCGGTCATCTCAAGCTCTCCCTAGACCGTGCAGCCTGCGCCGAACAGGGCCGTGGCAATGGTGCCGGCGGCCAGGATGACGATGCCCCCGATGACGCCGTTTTTGAGACTCTGAAAAGCGTTGGTCTCACCCATGAGCTTGTTCCAGCCGAACATCACGACGATGACGGTTCCAGCAGCGCCGAGCAGCGTGGCCGCCGTCAACTGCGTCACGAGGCTGCACACCAGCCTGGTGATGGGCGCGAGGTCCTGGGCCGCGCCCATGGAAACAGCCAGGGCCAGAAAAATGCCCAGGACGGCCACCTGGGTGCGAACGACCAGGAGGGCGGGGGCGCTTCTCCCGGTGGGCAATGTGGGGGCGGACGGTGTGGTTTTGGGCATTCCTGGTCTCCTCCTTGCAATCTACATACTTGTATAATTACATTTAAACTTTAGCATGGATTATCTTTATGATAATGTATTTTCATGGTAGCAAATCCACTGGAAGGACCGCCAGTACAGGCCACTGAAACGGCATCTTCCCGTCATTCTCATGAAAATGAGACATGGAACACGGTCCTCAAACAGTTTCAGCCAAGGCTGACCAAGGCAGGTTTTGGACCGGAAGATATTCCAGATCCAGAATCTTCACAATTTCCCAGGTTTCTGGCTGATCTCAGCGCAGAAGATCATGTGTTGGCGGCTGAAGTCTCCAGAAAAATAAGACGTTTTAAGGACCACGGGAACTTGCCACCCGCCAATGCTTCGGCAGGACGGGACCGGAGGCGAAAGGCCAAACGCTCAGCTTTGATGCGGCGGGAAGGGCAGAGCTTTGTCTACGATAAGAAAAAGGCTCCGCTTTACGGCTTAACGGCCCTCCTCCTGGGGATTGCGCCACTGATGTATTTCCTCTCGCGTCCGCTCAGTCAGGCGGCTGGGGTTCAGGGCGGACCAGCGTCACAGACAGCAAAGCAGGCTGACTCAAAGAGGAACGCCACGAGAACGCCAGGTGGTCCAAAAGATTCCGGGATTCAAGCAACTGGCCCGGTTGTCCAAGCTCGTGGTCAGGGCGCTGTGGCCGGGGCTGGCAGTGAGGCCGGGAAGGGTGAAGGTGGCCTGGTCAAGCCAAAGGGCAAAGACAACCTGACGGCCTTTGCGGGTGAGCGGGGTACTGGGGGCGCGGTCACCAAGAAGGACATCGCCATTACGCCGCCAGTCGTTCCCTCTCCTCCAGTGTCCAGCTCGCCCCCGCCTCCCAACAACCTTCCTGCGAATGACGTGTACCGTCCCGTCGCCGCGAGTCCCGCGCAAAGTTTTGGGAACACCATCCCCGCCCGGCCGGCGGCCCCACAGCCTGCCGCACTCCGCTCTGAACCGACTCCAGCACCTTCCTCCGTGCCAGAGGACCCCACGCCCGTTGCTCCGGCTCCTGTCGCCACTGAGACAAGTCCGCTTCCATCTGCTGCGGAAGTCGCGCCTCAGCCTGTGGCGCAGGCCGTACCGCGTGCTGCTGCGCCCCTTCCTGCCGCCAATCTGGAGACGTCGTTCGGTGCAGACATCAATCCGTCTGCCCCGTCGGGGAACGCCGCGCCGGTGGCCTATGCTCCTCCCGCACGCCGGGTGTCCAGCGGGCTGATTTACGAGCGTGAGCGTCCAGAGCCTCCCCAGACGTCACCCGAAGCAGTGACCAGTGCGGCGGCTTCAGCACAAAGCGCAGCTCCAATCACAGGCGAGGGACTGACCTTCGGAGGGATGGGAACGTCAGCACCAAGAGGCGGGGACATCACCGCGCGGAACACCGTCCCGGCTGAAACGCCCTTCGGTGGGACGGCCACCAATGCGGCCTCCAAACTGGGTGCACTGGGCCCGTACAGGAATCTCCAGCAGGTGCCGGTGCGGCTGGTGACGGCGGTGTACGCACTGACCGGCGGCTCAGTCCCGGTGGTGGTGGTCACCGCAGAAGGCGGCTCTTTCGTCGGTGTTGGTACGATCAACGGTCAACTGGCCCGCGTGGACATGACCTTCCGGCGCTACATTGACGCAGGGGGTCAGGTGTTCGAGATCGATGCCCTGGCGTACTCGGTGGAAGGCCAGAATTTGACCCAGGGTGTCCCGGCCCGCATTGAGCCGATTGCCCCCACGCTGGCCCTCGACGCGGCCCAGAATGGTGCCAACGCCCTGCAAGGCGCTGTCCAGTCGGCCCTCAGCGCAAATGCCGGAAGCGGCCCTAAGATTGCCATTGGCGACGGGGCGGCGATTGCTTCAAATGCCCTGCCCCCGCTGTGGCAAATCCTGGCAGGCGGTGTGGGTGAAACCTTCGCCCTTCCCAAGGCCACCCAGTCCATTTCGCGCGCCGCCAAGGTGGACAGCAACACCCAACTCACGCTGATGATCGGCATTGGAGCGGGGCAGTAAATGGTGATTCCGGCTGAATATGGTCCGCTGACCGTGGGCTTGTGGCTGGCTGTGGCTGCCGCGCTGGGCATGTGTGCGCTGGGCCACATGCTGCGTCGCCAGACCGTGCCCATGACACTTCTGGTGGTCACGGTTAGCATGGCGATAGGCGGCATTGCATTCTTTCCTGGCACTTATATGAATCACTCTGTTGTCAATATTTTGAAACTGTTTACAATCTTCATTGTCCTTGATTTGATGATAGTGAGCCTGGTATTGAGATTCAGAAATAGACCAGTTGCAGCGTAAGAGTCAGTATTGAGCAGGAAGGCCATACACCCTATCTGCTGAATTCTTTCACTGCGAGAACAAACGTTGTCATTCAACCTGAAGAAGCCCGGACGTTCCAATCCAGGTCAATCGAACGCACTTGGCAGGTCAGTAGGGTTTGGCGATCTGCCAGTATTGGGTCAGCAGGCCCGTCATGGCCGTGGCGTTCTTCGGGTCGGTGATGATCTGGAAACTGGCCTTGCCAGGAATGATGATCGGCCCGCCCTGCACGACGATCAAACTGTTGGTAAAGTTCGCTGGCATGGTGTAGACGGCTGCGCCCACTGCTTTGAGCGGCTTCATGTTCTGGGCGAATTTGGGGGAGGTCATCACCCGCACCCTGATGGCCCGCTGCTGGGCCAGTTGCAAGATGCCCCGCTGGAACTCGCCGCTGCCAAACGCCACGCCGTACAGGTCCACGTTGCCCTTGAGCAGTCCGAGAACCGCTTTGGTGTCGGTAGTGGTGGTGATGGGGGTCTGCGCCTGGGCGGTGGCAGTGGCCGCCGCCAGCAGCGCAAGAATGGAGAGGGTTTTCATGGGCGCTCCTTAAAACAGGTAATCGATCAGGGGGACGCCACTGACGCGCGGCACTTCGTAGCCTTCCGGGACGCTCTGCCAGGTGAAGTGCGTTTGGAGTCCGGCGTAAGGCAGGCCTGCGGCGAATTCTTTAATCAGCACTGGCGCGGGCAGGGGCACCACAACAGGGGGAATCTGGATGGAGACATTGTTGCCGGTGGCCATGTAAATCATCTGACGCAGGGGCTTGGCCGCCGCCGCTTCAGGCAGGAGCTTGACGGTGGGCCGCGTCCACGCCGAAAACAAGTTGGTGTAGCCGAACCGCTCATAGACGGGCGACGGCTGCGGCGGGAAGGTGCGCTTGAACTCTTCGAGCTTCCACACGCCGGGCGGGTTGGGATTGGCCAGCACGTCGGTCAGGGCGGGCAAGGTATGCACCCGCAGGGGCAACGTGACGGCGTTCCCAGTCAAGCCCTGGGCATAGTAGACCGGGGCGGTGGCCGCGAACACACCGCCCAACCTGGTTCCGGCATCTTTGCCCTTCTGGGCCAGGCCCAGCAAGTCAGGCTTGAGGGTCTGTGTGGGGGCCACCAGCGCCCCAGTGAGCAAGGTGTCCCACAGCAGGGGAGAGAACTTCGCCGTGGGCTTGATGGCTTCCAGAATGTCTTTCTGATAATCGGCCTGATAAAGCTTCTCGGCAGTGAGGGTGGCGGCCTTGATCCGGTTGACGGCCTCGCCATATTGAAAGGCAATCGGCCTGGGCGCAAGTGGATTCAATGTTTCCTGATCGCCTTCGATGCAAAACAACTTTGCTGATCCCAGATAAAAGCAGGTACCAGGAAGATACATCAACGTCAGATCCAGTTTCGCACCAGCGCAGTAATCCGTATTGGGGACGTTCGGAAGGATGGAATAAGAATCCATATTCAATTCATCTTTAATGTCTTGCCTGGGGATTTTTCCAGCCAACTCTTTGGGATACATTGAATCTTCTGTATTGACAATAAATTCTGGTTTAGCTGCCTCCTGATTCTGCCCAAAATCTATTGTGCAGTGGGAGAGATTCATAAAAGGGCTGTTAAGATTGAGCATCGCCCGCCAGTAATAGCGGTCTTCAAAACGCTGCCATGCCTGCCGTATGTCCTTGCCAACACGAAGGGTTTCATCTCTGAAGCTGTATGGCACATTGTACTGGTACTTGCCGCAGCCCGCTTTATCCTTGTCATTCTTGGCTTTCGCAGCGCATGACTTGTACTGCTTAAACTTTTCAACGCTCATGAAAGAGGCGTGCGGAACGGG contains:
- a CDS encoding helicase HerA domain-containing protein; protein product: MLPYWDLYRDVLVLTDGRLMYGFYFEPPTHIHFTPDSLLRRSARLKAVFDLAIPDGETMTTYTSLRGAHEDAVADTRRYADACSDPVIRELTHARAALLESKISKGEVSHWRFFATVTVTPSREDRFTADTAPSAREIEDAVKGALALQAGTVAQMNASGFRATAMTQQDVFDECFLYLNPGWPSAPAFVPQEERSISSSRRGLPDQQTLMRQLTASVGSNLDAGYYAAGDRYVDVLSVSRLPEYTETGYLRSITEDLHGTYYVVVQAQRESDYDVSNELEKKKNDLWTRVRSPGVIPNGKAVNLLEQIEMAQRLEGLESRFRAAVSVVLIAGTKDELDTMKRRARGNMSRLRAGLPITYGFQAEAQYFSLAPFAGGFSGFQFSPYTSNVVDIFPPVSPWKGFDEGAITFQNRDKSLIRFDLFTKSTITAHFCVFAPTGSGKTVLVQSLYNAELARYPDAVLLVTDAKQDFESFFKSIQDAQIIHFGYGSETRLNVFDLEDGAALPDGDKLASLMSFVRIFVEPPVNDLREKGYEDVAIMEGIMAIYVQFAQEDRTPQMSDLYRMLTIIENYTDDGRRMEPQVIDAARSAAVRLRKALGSSPVAPFVDCQSNVTLNARRLYFSIYGIPEDDDLMKRVANHIIKNTIWSVARKYERGIKKFVFMDEFENQVQTDQELDAVKRMLRVFRSFGVSFGMGTQSVAASAHFGDLRDSFSHLFIGRYSKDVARDVVRVLSLPEVMEETLPTLNNVVGQYSEFALLVQASGEAGGAGTRVGDVIQVQESKLALWMFNSGNDEVAQKGPYIERAGGDVLKGVKNLVLDKFGGYL